Proteins encoded together in one Onychomys torridus chromosome 1, mOncTor1.1, whole genome shotgun sequence window:
- the Prmt1 gene encoding protein arginine N-methyltransferase 1 isoform X1: MAAAEAANCIMENFVATLANGMSLQPPLEEVSCGQAESSEKPNAEDMTSKDYYFDSYAHFGIHEEMLKDEVRTLTYRNSMFHNRHLFKDKVVLDVGSGTGILCMFAAKAGARKVIGIECSSISDYAVKIVKANKLDHVVTIIKGKVEEVELPVEKVDIIISEWMGYCLFYESMLNTVLHARDKWLAPDGLIFPDRATLYVTAIEDRQYKDYKIHWWENVYGFDMSCIKDVAIKEPLVDVVDPKQLVTNACLIKEVDIYTVKVEDLTFTSPFCLQVKRNDYVHALVAYFNIEFTRCHKRTGFSTSPESPYTHWKQTVFYMEDYLTVKTGEEIFGTIGMRPNAKNNRDLDFTIDLDFKGQLCELSCSTDYRMR, from the exons ATGGCGGCAGCCGAGGCCGCGAACTGCATCATGGAG AATTTTGTAGCCACCTTGGCTAATGGGATGAGCCTCCAGCCGCCTCTTGAAGAA GTTTCCTGTGGCCAAGCAGAAAGCAGTGAGAAGCCCAATGCTGAGGATATGACATCCAAAGACTACTACTTTGACTCCTATGCCCACTTTGGCATCCATGAG GAGATGCTGAAGGATGAAGTGCGCACCCTTACATACCGAAACTCCATGTTTCACAACCGACACCTCTTCAAAGACAAGGTGGTGCTGGATGTGGGCTCAGGCACCGGCATCCTCTGCATGTTTGCGGCCAAGGCAGGGGCCCGAAAGGTCATTGGG aTTGAGTGTTCCAGTATCTCTGATTATGCTGTGAAGATTGTCAAAGCCAACAAGTTAGACCacg TGGTAACCATCATCAAAGGcaaggtggaggaggtggagctgCCTGTGGAAAAGGTGGACATCATCATCAGCGAATGGATGGGCTACTGCCTGTTCTATGAGTCCATGCTCAACACGGTGCTGCATGCCCGGGACAAGTGGCTG GCACCCGATGGCCTCATCTTCCCAGACCGGGCCACCCTTTATGTCACAGCCATTGAGGACCGACAGTATAAAGACTACAAGATCCACT GGTGGGAGAATGTATATGGTTTTGATATGTCCTGTATCAAAGACGTGGCCATCAAGGAGCCCTTGGTGGATGTGGTGGACCCAAAGCAGCTGGTCACGAATGCCTGCCTCATAAAG GAGGTGGACATCTATACAGTGAAGGTAGAGGACCTGACCTTCACCTCccccttctgcctccaagtgaAGAGGAATGACTACGTGCACGCATTGGTGGCCTACTTCAACATCGAGTTCACCCGATGCCACAAGAGGACCGGCTTTTCTACCA GTCCTGAGTCCCCATACACACACTGGAAGCAGACTGTGTTCTACATGGAGGACTACCTAACGGTGAAGACTGGCGAGGAGATCTTTGGCACCATTGGCATGAGGCCCAACGCCAAAAACAAT CGCGACTTGGACTTTACCATCGACCTGGACTTCAAGGGACAGCTATGTGAGCTCTCTTGCTCCACCGACTACCGGATGCGCTGA
- the Prmt1 gene encoding protein arginine N-methyltransferase 1 isoform X3 gives MVSCGQAESSEKPNAEDMTSKDYYFDSYAHFGIHEEMLKDEVRTLTYRNSMFHNRHLFKDKVVLDVGSGTGILCMFAAKAGARKVIGIECSSISDYAVKIVKANKLDHVVTIIKGKVEEVELPVEKVDIIISEWMGYCLFYESMLNTVLHARDKWLAPDGLIFPDRATLYVTAIEDRQYKDYKIHWWENVYGFDMSCIKDVAIKEPLVDVVDPKQLVTNACLIKEVDIYTVKVEDLTFTSPFCLQVKRNDYVHALVAYFNIEFTRCHKRTGFSTSPESPYTHWKQTVFYMEDYLTVKTGEEIFGTIGMRPNAKNNRDLDFTIDLDFKGQLCELSCSTDYRMR, from the exons ATG GTTTCCTGTGGCCAAGCAGAAAGCAGTGAGAAGCCCAATGCTGAGGATATGACATCCAAAGACTACTACTTTGACTCCTATGCCCACTTTGGCATCCATGAG GAGATGCTGAAGGATGAAGTGCGCACCCTTACATACCGAAACTCCATGTTTCACAACCGACACCTCTTCAAAGACAAGGTGGTGCTGGATGTGGGCTCAGGCACCGGCATCCTCTGCATGTTTGCGGCCAAGGCAGGGGCCCGAAAGGTCATTGGG aTTGAGTGTTCCAGTATCTCTGATTATGCTGTGAAGATTGTCAAAGCCAACAAGTTAGACCacg TGGTAACCATCATCAAAGGcaaggtggaggaggtggagctgCCTGTGGAAAAGGTGGACATCATCATCAGCGAATGGATGGGCTACTGCCTGTTCTATGAGTCCATGCTCAACACGGTGCTGCATGCCCGGGACAAGTGGCTG GCACCCGATGGCCTCATCTTCCCAGACCGGGCCACCCTTTATGTCACAGCCATTGAGGACCGACAGTATAAAGACTACAAGATCCACT GGTGGGAGAATGTATATGGTTTTGATATGTCCTGTATCAAAGACGTGGCCATCAAGGAGCCCTTGGTGGATGTGGTGGACCCAAAGCAGCTGGTCACGAATGCCTGCCTCATAAAG GAGGTGGACATCTATACAGTGAAGGTAGAGGACCTGACCTTCACCTCccccttctgcctccaagtgaAGAGGAATGACTACGTGCACGCATTGGTGGCCTACTTCAACATCGAGTTCACCCGATGCCACAAGAGGACCGGCTTTTCTACCA GTCCTGAGTCCCCATACACACACTGGAAGCAGACTGTGTTCTACATGGAGGACTACCTAACGGTGAAGACTGGCGAGGAGATCTTTGGCACCATTGGCATGAGGCCCAACGCCAAAAACAAT CGCGACTTGGACTTTACCATCGACCTGGACTTCAAGGGACAGCTATGTGAGCTCTCTTGCTCCACCGACTACCGGATGCGCTGA
- the Prmt1 gene encoding protein arginine N-methyltransferase 1 isoform X2, giving the protein MAAAEAANCIMEVSCGQAESSEKPNAEDMTSKDYYFDSYAHFGIHEEMLKDEVRTLTYRNSMFHNRHLFKDKVVLDVGSGTGILCMFAAKAGARKVIGIECSSISDYAVKIVKANKLDHVVTIIKGKVEEVELPVEKVDIIISEWMGYCLFYESMLNTVLHARDKWLAPDGLIFPDRATLYVTAIEDRQYKDYKIHWWENVYGFDMSCIKDVAIKEPLVDVVDPKQLVTNACLIKEVDIYTVKVEDLTFTSPFCLQVKRNDYVHALVAYFNIEFTRCHKRTGFSTSPESPYTHWKQTVFYMEDYLTVKTGEEIFGTIGMRPNAKNNRDLDFTIDLDFKGQLCELSCSTDYRMR; this is encoded by the exons ATGGCGGCAGCCGAGGCCGCGAACTGCATCATGGAG GTTTCCTGTGGCCAAGCAGAAAGCAGTGAGAAGCCCAATGCTGAGGATATGACATCCAAAGACTACTACTTTGACTCCTATGCCCACTTTGGCATCCATGAG GAGATGCTGAAGGATGAAGTGCGCACCCTTACATACCGAAACTCCATGTTTCACAACCGACACCTCTTCAAAGACAAGGTGGTGCTGGATGTGGGCTCAGGCACCGGCATCCTCTGCATGTTTGCGGCCAAGGCAGGGGCCCGAAAGGTCATTGGG aTTGAGTGTTCCAGTATCTCTGATTATGCTGTGAAGATTGTCAAAGCCAACAAGTTAGACCacg TGGTAACCATCATCAAAGGcaaggtggaggaggtggagctgCCTGTGGAAAAGGTGGACATCATCATCAGCGAATGGATGGGCTACTGCCTGTTCTATGAGTCCATGCTCAACACGGTGCTGCATGCCCGGGACAAGTGGCTG GCACCCGATGGCCTCATCTTCCCAGACCGGGCCACCCTTTATGTCACAGCCATTGAGGACCGACAGTATAAAGACTACAAGATCCACT GGTGGGAGAATGTATATGGTTTTGATATGTCCTGTATCAAAGACGTGGCCATCAAGGAGCCCTTGGTGGATGTGGTGGACCCAAAGCAGCTGGTCACGAATGCCTGCCTCATAAAG GAGGTGGACATCTATACAGTGAAGGTAGAGGACCTGACCTTCACCTCccccttctgcctccaagtgaAGAGGAATGACTACGTGCACGCATTGGTGGCCTACTTCAACATCGAGTTCACCCGATGCCACAAGAGGACCGGCTTTTCTACCA GTCCTGAGTCCCCATACACACACTGGAAGCAGACTGTGTTCTACATGGAGGACTACCTAACGGTGAAGACTGGCGAGGAGATCTTTGGCACCATTGGCATGAGGCCCAACGCCAAAAACAAT CGCGACTTGGACTTTACCATCGACCTGGACTTCAAGGGACAGCTATGTGAGCTCTCTTGCTCCACCGACTACCGGATGCGCTGA